aactacatttttaataaaatgaaaccttttttgaattaatagttaataaaattattttcaaaaataattttatattttaattttattaatctattGATCTGGGGTCAACCAGGTCGACCCAATAACCTAGTGATCCAGAATAGGGGTGGACGTTTGTGtttcattcgggttcggtttggatctatttgggttttggattttttggtcaaaaaattcAGTCTCATccgggtatttataaattttgattcggattcggtttagatctttgcgggttcgtaTTCGGataattcatttaaattatttttaaaaacttaaaattcattatattttcaaaatttctcaaatctataagtaaaataatatattacatataaatttgaacaaCATATGTCATAGTGCCTAACATTGATAtatattggtttggtttggtttgaatatttggatatagAATCAATAGATTTTgaagtattttggtgttttgagcataatttagctattttagatatatatttgattattttatacattttcaagtattttggacaacataaaaatatcttatgtattttggatatttttcagtatacattatatctaaaataattaatatatttatgtatgtaaattaatttcggatacattcgggtactcGAAATCATTTGATTCGGGTCGGTTCGATTTTGATTctttaaatatcaatattttaaacccgttcagatatttaatcaattttaattcAGGTTCGGTATTACTTTCAAGTTATTATGTTTAAATTGTTATGACTGTTTCATATTTACAACAATCACTATTAAGTTCTTAgcacaaaaaaataatcacGATTAAGCTACAATTTTAGATATGGTTTATAATGGTCATATACATGTTGAGTTTGTATTTTCTTGTCGTAGTGGTcctatattttcttaattttgtataatatgATCTATAACGAAACATGATGGgactataatttaaaacatgGTTTAAGGAGAACCAATAGGTTGACATTATAATAATTGAATTGATTGTGTTAATAAGTCCAAAACCAAAAGACAAATCGCATTAATAAGGATCAAATATTCTTTGTAAATCTAGGAGTATGTTTCGTAAATAATAAGGAGTAATAAATGATTTCATTTAAATAGTTATATTGTTAGAGAAAATAAAGATAAGACCAACAATAATTAATAGTTAATGAGTAGGTGCAGTAACCttgtataagtagatttttttcataatgcttccttttaatagtataaactagatgataacccgtgCATTGCACGggatgaaattatttttaagatattaaaacgttaggtatatttattttggatatcagtTTAGTTTTGGGTTGTTTTCGGGTTTTAAGATCCTATGATATAAATACattctaaattcatatttattttcgttTGTCCGGTTAAAATGATTGagatttttgggtttttagtGATAAACTAAAGACTATTTGTATTTGTTCGGTTTCATGTTCTTTGAATTTTAGACAATTCTAATATAAACCAatcgtttcatattataaattatgaaaaaatcataataaaatcaaatttatataactgttgaagaaaacaaagatgCCTATAAAACAATTCATTTCATTACAATTTGGTTATGGtgaaatgaagattttaaaataataagtaCTAACATTAATGTGCATATTTGtgtgtatgtaaatttttttaaaaagtgtttcATCGCTATATACATATGGCGTTAACTAATATTGAAAGAAATGTTTGTTCCTATAACAAATGAAAGTTTCAAttcttaaattaaaattaattaaatataaaatatacttagtcattacaaaatattttttaaaataatgacaattaaattatatacataaattgttgtataaaaatatatacataaacaataacattaatatatatatctacacaTTCAGTCTGCTGAGTTTAATTCTTACAATGTATTAAACATAAGCCCAATGAATTTTAACAATCAAGCattatgttttaacatttatttttcaatttggtCTGCGTAAAACATCTTCACAACctacgaaataaaaaaaactcgaaacttagacatgtttaaataaagaaaacgaaatttataaaattcatttaGGTTAAAAGTAAAGATACCTACATTGGAGTCGATAAAAACCATTTCAATAGTTAAACCACCACCAACAGAATATTGCTTCCACAAACGAATGATCTTAACCATAATCTTCCACATTGACTTGAATAGTTTCAAATCAGACCCATAAGTTAACGCAACCATTATAGAAGAATGAGATAAACATGTTAAGGTTTCGGGTGTAATGAATGAATAAAATTATGTGGAGCAGTGAGTCTTATATAGGTTAACTAAACCTAATGCAATAAATGTGGTATCTTGGTATAATATCGTATtaaatggaaaatatttttaccttGCCAATCactcttagatatataaatttccataacaaaaaaatgtgaaatatatgTCATTTAGTATCATCAATTTACCTTGCTAATCACtcaaaaaatatagatattgtCCAAACATTAATGCTAGCCGGTTTAATTCgggatgggtagaattcattgatatcggtttaaaaatcttaaccatattattaaaattcacgTGTAATAAAATTGTAGTATTTCATTGGATTTAAAATTCACGTGTACTACGTGAGAATGACTCGTAAAGCATGCTTGACAATAGGAGACTGTAGTAAGAATTCTTATAGTTTGTATAGAATGTGTTGCCGCTTGTGTAAAACTGTTATTGTTTGTGAAAACAAATGCTACAATGTCTCGAGACCCGTACTTTGCTAAATGCAGAGACTGTCGGGTCAAGAACAGAGTCTGCGGGTTCAACACAACCCACCCGAATCAAGACTTCATCTGTTACTCCTCTCAAagagagacaacaacaacaacgacgtCCCGGTGATATGCCTCATTTTCGCTTTAACATGTATCCTCTTCGCTATCTCCGTAGCGGTAGCCATCTTCCGATCAAAAAGAGAGAGCTTCTTGTCCTCAGTAAGCGAAGAAGACCCAGCCACTCTCTTCCTCCGCCCTCCTCCCCCGTCTTCACCTTCGAAGCTTGAACGACTTCGGTAGGTACACACATTACTTATATCCTCGCATACACATAAGTACTGCCTCTAAAAAGTTTGCGCTCACTAAAGAGAGATATATACATCATTCAAAAAAGTGCTGCCTCATCGATCTCGGATCAAGAACCCGCGACAGAACACGGCAAGTGTTTGGCTGGAACTGCTTCTAAGTGAGAGAACGATGACTCAGGTCCATCCATCGTCGACAGGAAATGCTTCTAAGTGTTTCTGGTTCGTGGTGGTGAGTTTGGTCTCTAAaactcttctctttttcttagtttttaTACTATGTCAAGAGAAACTGTTCgagtatgaaaaaaaaatcgttaaGTTTTTTGTCATTGAagcaaataaagaaataaagttAAGCATTAAATGATccgttttttttaaaatcgcTCACAGCGCGACACGTGGAATggagccttctcatgcattttCACGAAAAccgtttaaggaaagccttaaaaatgcttctcctttaatatataggggatcaGACAAGTTTATATACTGTCTTATCGAGGGAAAGCTATACAGATAGAATTCAGACAATATTTTATAGTTACATTTTAAAAAGAGTGTATTTTCTAAGTCTTATTGGTAGAGTAACTTTCACTTATTCCTCCAGTGGGAAGATTGCATCAGTTCTCTTCCTCATCAATGAAAACTGAAAAAGATGAACAAAGAAAGAGTATATGATTTGAAACCATATGAATCAGAGGCAGAGTAATTGAAGAAGAATAAtagcttgttttttttgtaatttcaaacaaaaaaactaaataatgtATAAAGTTGGAAAttagcccatatggccatatcCTATAGTATGGACCAATCTGAAGACGTAGGATCCCATTTGCCCATCCTTGTTAAGTATACTGAATCTCGAAATTTTGTTATGTTCGTTTTTTTCcccatttcttttctttctttttgatatttaagcttctaaaattcaatatatcACAAGCACTTCGAAAGGACTTGTCAATTCAACAAAGAGAAGGAATGCCCATGTCAATTATCGTGATAAAGAATGGCTTCACATAATTATTCATAAGCTAGGTCAACttgtttaatgttttgtaaatttaaaattatgtaaaagaTTAATAAACGTTTGTATTAATCACTTTAATGAAGTTATACTTTTTTTATAGAAGAGTCGATCTTTGATTGTTAATAAGTGTTAATACATAAACTAAGAAGCATATACATGCAACCTAAATATTTGGTAGCAATAGAAACCTACTAAGTTGCCAAATTTGTCCAATATTGGATATTACTATTTATAGATATATCAAAGTGGCATATATATGAAACGCTATGGTAACAGCTTTTTATGTCGggcttctcaaataatatacaCAGGATGAataataaatacaataattgaaaggaaaagaaaagtaaCTGACCTTGCTTTTATATATTACAACGTCTACTCTAacctgatatatatataatcccaAGAACACTTCCACATATACTTAATTTAGAAAATCACGATCTGGAGATGTCGGGAGTGTGGGTGTTCAAGAATGGCGTCATTCGGCTACTTGAGAATCTTGGAGCCGAGACGAACATTGATAAGGCAAAGCGAAAGGTTCTGGTTTACACTCCAAGCAACGAGGTCATAacctcttactcacaactccaacGACATCTCTACGCACTTGGCTGGGAACGTTACTACAAGGAGCCTCATCTCCTTCAGTACCACAAAGCCTCCACCGTTCATCTCATCTCACTCCCAACTGATTTCTCCAGGTTTAGGTCGATGCACATGTACGACATCGTCGTCAAGAACCGCAACATGTTCCAAGTCAGGGACATGTAGCCATATTTTGGCAGCTTTCTATTTTCAGGCTCTTGACCATAAGATGGGTTATGCATCTTGTTgatgtttgtgtgtgtgtgtgtgtgtgtcacGGTGTGGTTTGAACCGTTTGATATGTGCTATATTTATGTGAAGCTAACGTTgtgttaaatgttttttttcttttggtaaaacGTTGTGTTGAATGTTGGATGTCTAATATTGTGGAAAATTTATGTTAATTTGTATATGATACCCACCTCTTTATACTTTAATATGACTATGCTCTATACATATTATAGTTTTCATTTTCATTATATCTTATGAGTAGAAGTGCTAAAACAGAAAAGGTTCAGTTTTGTGGTTGATTGGTCAAAGAAGATAATTGTATCAATACTGCATGAAAAGGACATGTCTAGAATTGATATATGTAAAGAAAATTACGTATACATAGCACAGTAAATGTAGCTCGTGAAtcgataaatatattatatattaggtatataatatttctaaagTAGCACAGTGAGAAAACGAGGATGGCATCAGCTCTCCCAAGCTATAACGCCAGAGGCGACAGTGTGTATTATGAGTATATGCTATAATAACCATATAATATAACCTTTAACGAAATTTCAAGAGTTTGTTTGGTAGTTTCAGTCTCTAGTATCACAATCATCTATAACGTCAGAGGCGATAGTAGTGTTTTGTTagtagtagttttttttttatgttcaaaAAAGAAACTGTTAGTAGTTTTACTTCTACTCTTGTGGTCGTCATCTGTAGTCTGTTCCATAATCCGTCGGAAAAAGCTAACGTTGGTCATTGAGAAAACGTTCGAAAGAGAGCAGCCTTTGAAAGTTGAAACCTTTTAAAATGACATTTTCTTTGCGAGTCATGAATTGATAtctctaatatataaaatagaattgaTTTGAAGGTTGCTAAGAATGTCTACATACACAAGAAGAAAATAGCCagtaaaatcatcaaaaaattaacatatcatttatactaattataaataattaaaatcaccaataaaattatcaaattaatattttagttgttttcttaatgtaaatttttaataaaaacctgTAATTTCAAAaagcaaaataataataattataaatctttttttttgaaaaaaacaattaactaacaaaaacaaaaaatataataaaacgctaaaattatatatgtcaaaacattaacaaaaaataaaataaaaaaacaacttaaaagAGTATTTTCAAAACATTTCCTTAAGCATgtcaaaatatacaaaatagcaattatcaaaatatttttatcatttaatagCAGTTTTAACTGTAAAGTTCTAAATAATCCATTTCAATCAAGAAgcatcaaaaaattaaaattttaataaataaaaacatgacaaaaaattttaaaaaatgtatgatatttaatttttaagaagTTCCAAAAGTTATTTACACGTTGATATATAAgttaaacatctatcttattaaaacagaaacattctattggacctaacatttattttgtaagtttttaaattaatacacttttatactttatagttaaacttacattaaatcattaatatttctttctttatactactatctatgtttccaaacaatatatttatttctttatactactatcaatgtttccaaacaaatattttttatactactatcaatgtttccaaacaatacaataattaattttagttatgttatatctatcattttctttttaaaattttgtagaaacgtcataatttcataaaatgtaaaataatgaactttaaaatttggagtataagattacaaattatgaaattattctaattgaaatcaaattagattacatatcggtcatccaacagttcaatcggttagtctcaggttttagtaatttttttaatatgaatattttaaaaacctaaattgaattgtcagatctccgaattaaccagtataatcacaatcgggttgaatttaaaaacactgatttaaatgcaaaaatattttaaatacatacttttaaaaattaccaaaatatttgttaagttattagtgaaattttttatcgtaaaatattccgcgcttctaaagcgcgggtcaagatctagtaggTACTTAAGTCATATACAAGTGGCCTTTTTCCCTAAGATTTAACAGTTAAACATGTAGTTTGTCTCTCTCTTATGTTTAAGTACgacttccatcttcttcatcattgaACACGAGTTCAAAACATTTACCAAATGTTTTCTACAAATAGTCTTTGCACAAACTGCTTCTGAAAGACTGTGATGCAAAAACTGAGAAGCATATTCAAGAAATCAAAGCAATAGCATTACGCTTCAACTTAGTTCAGAGAATATGAATATTATTTCACATTTATACAAAAAAGAGGGTTTGAGCTTCAGAATTTCTACTGTTACACTTCTATCCACACTTTTTTCATATAATAAGATTACATCAAGTTTGAGCACAAGACCCGCTAGTTTTCCAAAGCCTCATCAGGAAGCGGAGAATCATGAGCCAATGACTGCAGAGGAGAGAAACAACATCAACATCAATGGAAGTTTATTTAACATACGGCTTTCAGATTCTATTTCTACTTGTTCTGACAATCTGATTTAAAGGCTTTGTTACCTGCTCCTGCGAGCGGAAATACATGAAGGGTGTGTAGTTGAGGAAGTTGGAGACTCTTGATGTGTATATATCAGCATACCTGAAACCAATTTTGAGTGAAGGCAAGTAAGTGTGAGAGATATACTACAAGTTGCTCAGAAATGCAGAGAAGAGGGTAGGTATCAGCATACTTTTCGATTTGTCTCATCAAGTGGCTTTTGTCCCACAACCCCGCACGTGAAAGGAAGCCCCACCTGAGTCAAACAACCCCAAAAACTATGAGTCAGACAGAAGAGGTATCCCAGACACTTGTGTAGTTTGTCCCTTTTAAAAGGCAAACCTTTTGTTGAAGAGCTCGCCGTCTGATTCAAGCATTAGACCAATCTTGTCATCTAGTCTTTGCATTACAATGAGAAGCTTCTGCATGGTCTCCGTCAGTTCTTGATCAGCCAAGTTGGTAGCAGCTAAGGtctagaaaagaaaagaaaaaagagaatacCTTATACTACCAATTGTATCCACCACAGGAACTATTAGATCTTGTAAAGGAGATAAGACAAACCTGAGCAGGACggcctttgcttcttctttgcaGAGCAAGCCGAAGCTGGTTAAAGAGATCCCCAACAACCTCTTTTTGATTTATAAGCTCTATTAGCTCTTCTCTGTGACCACGACTACCAATTAGAGCCATATACTgcaaataaacaaacacaaaatcGTTGTTTTCTGTTACTTCAACGAACAAAAAGCCACTCCAAGCTCTATCTATTACCTCTTCTTCCAGTTCACGGCAAATCAGTGCAGTTCGCCACCTGAGATGGACTTTGGATACGCTGACATCAGTGTAGATGTGGTCACCCACATACAAAATCTCATCTCCATGAACGTTGAGTGAGCTCTCTACCATCTGAGCACTTCCTCCTGAGTATAAACCTCCTATGGGAGATCAAAGGCGAAAAAAAGTTAAGCTTTCTTCACACTCAGCTTACTTtaagtagaagaaaaaaaatgacaaGTTACCTGTTTCAGCCTTGAAGCATGGACGCATTAAACCCTCTCCAGTCACAACCTCGTACAAAGGATGTGACATCTGGAAGAACTCTGGTTTCCTCGCAGACACTATCACCTATGTGGAAACATgaatttaaaagaattaaattCTTATGCAAACTACTCTCTGGAAAATAACTGCTTTACCATGTCAAAAAGATCACGCCAGTCCATGTCATTGGGAAGGAACTTATTGAATGAATGCTTCATCATTTTGTCTGTGTAGTGATAATCTGAGTTTGTGATAAGCAAGAGCTTTTTACCAGCCTGTGAGCAAACAGTACGACATTAAAAAATGAACCATCATAATCAGACATCTTTCTCGGAAGACAGAAACATTACCTCCTTTTGATCCAAAAGCGCTAAAGGTAACTCTGGGTCTGGCTCCACAAATAGTTCAGGCTTGGACATTATCTCACTCTGCAAAgatagttttttattaattaaagaCCAGTGAAACTCAATGTTTTAAAGAAACTAATTGCAGAATGGAGAAACTATCAAAACCTTAAGTTGTCCTTCAACATGTGCTCTGAAGAGAGCTTTTGCAACAGCCTGAAACATTGATTAGAGATGAGTAATATGTAAAGCTTTCAATTCAATGACAGTTGGGGTGCTGTGAAGCAAAGAACCTTGTACAATCCTCTGTAATCAAGAACGCCAAGATCTGCTGAAATGGATCCATCATCCAATCTATCAACCATCTGAAACAATTTGAAAACTAGAATTTCTCAGTAGAAACCATGTGGGAAGTTTTGGAAGTAAGAACGGCCGAGGAATTATAAGTTACCTGTGCATAAGCCAGAGCCTCTGAAACAGAAAAGAATGTATTGAGAAACTCCCATCGACTCTGGTTCCGAAGATCAACTAACTCCCTTCCATAGATATCACTGTCATCCATATAAAGGCAGTAAAGAGAATAAGACTGACTTCAaatagagaacaaagacaagTTTTTTTTCACATGGCTAAACCATACCTGACAGCTTTATTTGATAACATCTTTGTACCGTGCATGGCTCTCTTCACATACCCAAATCTATCAGCCTTGACTAAATTTCCTTTCTCTTTGTCAATCATGAGCCCCCTGATAACCTATAATAAGAGATGGCATATTTTGGCTTAGCACTAACAATGTGGAACCCTTCAAACCATCACACAAGAACAAAGACATCACCAGTTCCGGGTCAAAAGAAAGTCCATCAACAGGGAAACCCATGTTCTTTAGATTTTCCATGCAATAATCATAAGCCCTTCCTTCCCAAGCCTGAGAACAACCCCACAAATTCACGTCAAGTACTAGTGTATCTTTTGCTATTGTATATGAGAAAAGAAGAACTCACCATGACATTGTAGTGCATCAGAGTGTAATCCATATCATACCCAATCGCACTAATGGACCGTAGATTCAATGTACGACTACAAAATATACCCCTAGGAGAGTGTTGAGCAGAGAAAGGACCCTGCAAGAATGTATGAAACCAATGAATACTCATCAGAAAGTCCATAAATACAACTAACATGTAACACACAGAAACTAAAAGGATTAGATAACGAACTTGGATACCCAGTTCTCTAATCAAATTCTCAGCCGCTTGAGCCTCTGTTCTCGCTACTTCCTCAATAGGACCCTCCAACGTAGCCTGCCCATTTCCTACATGTGTATACACAAagttaaacatttttttctaataaaaatgtaatctTTATTAGTCAACGAGACACCCACAACAAAAAGGTTCGACCTTTACCTCTTATtcatctagaaaaaaaaaaaaaacagaacaagacCCTAACTCAATTTCTCCGACCAGACACGGAAGCTTTGTCCGAAAATTCCCTAAAACTAGCAACAAAAAGGAGAAAGGAAGTATGTAGTACCAAATGAGTGGAGAGGGTCAAGCTTGAGATTCAAATCTCCCTTGGTGCTTTGGCCCAGATAGTCCACTTCGTACTTGGAAGCAGTCGTGACGGAAAACACGTCGTCTCCGACGGTAACGCGTCCGCCGTCAGCTCCGGCGGCTCTGCACTTGAACATCCTTATGGATCTCCTCTTGTTTCTTTTACTCGATTCGAGTGGTTTCGCCATTGAAAAAACGGGAGAAGCGAACTTCGTCGCCATGTCTCCGCACAGAAGCATTCTGTCGAACACTTGATCGGCGCAGAGATCGATCTCTCACttttggctttgtttttttatattatactacCGTAAAGGGATGAGAGAGTTTGGGGAACGTTAACTGAAAAACTATGCTTCGCTACAGCAAAAACAGCAGAGCATCGACGTATGCAGTCGCGGAACGGCGTGATGTTTTAGCCTCTTAAAAGATGAAAGATTCTCATTTATAGACACGACAAAAAGGAGGAACATGTGCGAGTTTTAATGTGGGACGCAATCCAAATTTGATATTGGAATCTATTCGCGCAGATAAACAACATATGTACCTAAAACGTATCACCATTCACCAAGCATCACATGTAAGTATTGTAAGTTGTAACCAACTTAAACGAATCATCCAATGTCGAGAATATTTGTCTTTCATATGACCGACTCGTGACACGGTAATGTTTCTGAGTTTTGGACCCAATTAAACCTTCAGTTCTGTCACCTGTTGgactttaatataaaataagaagcGGTTAAAATAAGAAGCACCGCTTCGGACATAGACGGTTATTGTACGTGTCGATTAAAGGCATCTTTTAACTCAACATATGCGTTGATTAAAAGCACCGCTTGATTCAGTATATAAGGCCATCAAGTGTACGAGGAAGGGATAAGATTATTCTgattcattcttcttcttctccacaatAAATTTCTGAAGGAAAAACAGAGTATAGTTTGCTAGGGTCTCCGTACGGTGTGTTGTACGGAGATCGATAGTTGTATCCTCTAGATAGACGTCCACAAACTACATACACCATTGTAGGGGCGAAATTCTGTCTTAGGAGATTGCTCAAGCAAGCCTCTATCCAACTACGATTGATTAAGTTGTGAAAGAAAGGTAATTATCtgatttataagggtttataaatctagtaatatttataagagtttataaaacgTGTAATCTTTATAAGCGGTTATAAATTCAAACGTATTGAGTACGTGAGATTGGTTTGCATCTGTACTTTGGAATAACAATCTAAGACAGAACTTCTTTTGTTCTTTTCAAAGGAAGAAAGATGGATCAATCTGCTACAGTTGTGAAAAGTCACATAGAGAAGCCTTTTGTCTTCCGAGGAGTGGATTTCAAAAGATGGCAACAAAAGATGTTGTTTTATCTCACGACACTGAATCTGGCACAGTGCTTGACTTCTGAAGGACCAGAGTTACCTGTAGAAGGTGATATTCCTGATGAAGTTATTAAAGCTTCAGAGGCATGGACACAAAATGAGTTTTTGTGCAAGAATTATATTCTTAACGCCTTGGATGATTCTCTCTACGATGTTTATCATATTTTCCaaactccaaaacagttgtgggaatCATTAGAGAAGAAGTACAAGTCTGAAGTTGCAAGCGCTAAGAAGTTTATCGTGGGAAAGTTCTTAAACTTTAAGATGAGTGACACTGTTTCTGTGGTGAAACAAGTGGAAGAGATTCAAGTTATTGCTCATGAACTGAGAGATGAAAGTCTGGGGCTTAATGAAGCGTTTCTAGTTGCTTCTATTATTGAGAAATTGCCTTCAACCTGGAGGGATTTCAAGATATATCTGAAGCACATACATGAAGACATGAGTCTTGAACAACTAATTCTCAAGCTCCGCGTAGAAGAAGAAAACCGTAAGAATGAGAATTCTGAATATTCTTCTATGGAAGCAAAAGCCAATGTTGTTGAGGGAAACAACTCCAAGTTCAAGGGCTTTAAGAACAACAAGAAGGTGAAGAAGCCATTCA
The sequence above is a segment of the Raphanus sativus cultivar WK10039 unplaced genomic scaffold, ASM80110v3 Scaffold0839, whole genome shotgun sequence genome. Coding sequences within it:
- the LOC108805822 gene encoding uncharacterized protein LOC108805822, whose translation is MLLCGDMATKFASPVFSMAKPLESSKRNKRRSIRMFKCRAAGADGGRVTVGDDVFSVTTASKYEVDYLGQSTKGDLNLKLDPLHSFGNGQATLEGPIEEVARTEAQAAENLIRELGIQGPFSAQHSPRGIFCSRTLNLRSISAIGYDMDYTLMHYNVMAWEGRAYDYCMENLKNMGFPVDGLSFDPELVIRGLMIDKEKGNLVKADRFGYVKRAMHGTKMLSNKAVSDIYGRELVDLRNQSRWEFLNTFFSVSEALAYAQMVDRLDDGSISADLGVLDYRGLYKAVAKALFRAHVEGQLKSEIMSKPELFVEPDPELPLALLDQKEAGKKLLLITNSDYHYTDKMMKHSFNKFLPNDMDWRDLFDMVIVSARKPEFFQMSHPLYEVVTGEGLMRPCFKAETGGLYSGGSAQMVESSLNVHGDEILYVGDHIYTDVSVSKVHLRWRTALICRELEEEYMALIGSRGHREELIELINQKEVVGDLFNQLRLALQRRSKGRPAQTLAATNLADQELTETMQKLLIVMQRLDDKIGLMLESDGELFNKRWGFLSRAGLWDKSHLMRQIEKYADIYTSRVSNFLNYTPFMYFRSQEQSLAHDSPLPDEALEN
- the LOC130503160 gene encoding flowering-promoting factor 1-like protein 1, giving the protein MSGVWVFKNGVIRLLENLGAETNIDKAKRKVLVYTPSNEVITSYSQLQRHLYALGWERYYKEPHLLQYHKASTVHLISLPTDFSRFRSMHMYDIVVKNRNMFQVRDM